The genomic stretch CTCATTCATGTTCTCATGACTATGAGTTCAAAATATAAGGTAGTCAACGGTTCTCTATTGCATGGACATCCTCTTCTAACTCTTGATACTATTATCCAAGAGATAATCTTTGAAGAGACACATCTTGGCTAAGACAAATCTTCATAAACTGAAGTTGTCCTTACAACTGCACATAAGTTTTCCACCTATAAATCAAAGGCAAAACATTGTGAGAATTATTGCcaactttgtcttttttttttctaattgtcCTACTATTGAATGCATATATTGTCATGAGATTAGACATGTTCTTGAAAACTGTCCCTTTCAACCTCCAAAATCGAAAGGGTAGTCTTCTTAATTCAAGAGTTCCTCTAAGTTTGAACCTTTTAATGTTGTTGCCACCTTTGAGAAATTTATTGTTATCATCATGAATGATCTTGAGTATCTTATCAAATAGGTTATTTCTTCCAATTCTCCCTTTCTTGTTGCCTTTTCTGTTACTCTGGCAATATTGCAAAGCTACATGCCTTGTTTTACCACAAAGTTGACAAATAACTCTTTACTTATTTAAGAACTTTCCTTTACCTCTACGTTGTAGATTAGGATGAAATTCATTTGAATATCATCTAAACTATTTTTGCCCAATATTTTCATGCCTAACTGATTGTCCTAGATCTGTATCTGCATAAAATACACTATTGTTCTCTTACAAAGTTTTAGGCCTAACATTAAAATGCTCAAATCCATTGAACACTATCACCATTGAACtcaaaaagaaaagttaagGTTCTACTAAGCCTCTATTCATACTTCTGAAGGATAAGTTTTACTATTGCTAAAATGAGTTTTTCAATCCATTTTGGCTATTATATGAACTATCATTTGCTCAAATTCTAACTCGATCCATCTAATATGAAGTTAATTagctcatttttaattaaagactAACCATGGGATGCTAACGTGTATTAAAGACATCCTTTATCCTACACATATAGTCTTGCACACTTAAAACTACCCTTTCTTAGTGTTTGTAATGTAACACTAAATGTGCATGATTTCAACCTTAGATTCTCTTATGAAATAAGTCTCCAATATTGTCCATGTTTCGCTAGTTGTGCTATAATTTGAGACAAGAATAAACAAAGTCTTAGAGATAGATGAAATTAACCATCTCATAAGCAATTTATCATATCTTCTTCACACGatataatgattttaccatAATTTAACATCACTAAAACCATTATTAGATTTTACATGCAAAAAAGGCATTGCACAAGGTACTAAACTTGTTAAGAGCTCCTCTAAATCATGTGCTTCTACCACAAATAAGGCATGAGCTCGCCAATAACGATTGTTGTCATTGGTAACCTTAGAGGTGATGACTTGAAGAGTTAAGACTAGAAAAGTGTTTGTCTAACTTATTTGTTCACCAAATCCTGTCATCTTATGTCTCTTAAGAGTTATTCAAGCCCCTGAAAATGAAGTATCAGACAAACCGACCGTTAGACATTTGTCAAATAGCTTTAATATCACGAAAACATGGCTACCAAGAAACAAAAgagcaaagaaaaatactaaaattcctttattattttaattgaattgacaattttgtaatatataagatatttgTACATCAAGAAGTGTCAGGTTGACATAATCTGTTAAGActcattacaattttttatctaatcatACAATAGAATGAAAAAGTATACTTATCTTGATCATCCAATGACCAATGAATGCCTGAATTTGTTATTGTGGTAAAGAGAAGGCAGAGCAATTGAAAATGCAAAATAACATCCTCTTTCGAATTCTCTCAATTTGAAGAAGctagatattttgattttaattctttttaaagtGAAACGGTGCcatatgtattatatcaaaatgtagTGTTTGCATTTTTCCATTTAACAGATTGaagcaaataaaatattgaaatttgtgTCTTCAATAAGTTGAATTAGTCTAACATATATTCATTTTCTAGTCAAGATGTACTCATATAAATTTTGTCAAGACCATATATATTTACTGTTGGCTTCATTATATTTGACTAAAATGATTACAACCCAAATCTAATggcatatatacatatataatcttGATATATCTATATTAGGATgtacaaattaaacaattgttctatatatataaaagacggAGATGGACTTTCtatttagttaaaaaagtaaaagtgataatcacaaatacatcatttatcatatatatgtaaatttcCTCCTTATATAATTCCTTAAACTTCATGGGAAAtcttagataaaattttactgACTTTCATGAAACTTGGCTGAAAATAAAgcctaaacaatttgtttgGAAATAATTTGTCACCAACTCATACATTTGAGATtctaaagaagaaagaaacacaAAAAGACGACCCGATAATTTACTCTAGAATTTATTTTCCCCTCAGAAAGTGACCAGAAGTGGCTAACACAAGTAAAATTTACAGTTTAACTACTACCTAAAAATCTGAAAGGTACATATGCGTAcctaaaaataatgaaatcttaataattaattagtcttTTATTCATGAAGCATTAGTTTAATCCTATTAATAGAATGTCACCAGCGATATTCCAAGGCCTTCCTTAGATTTCTCCTGCATacagcttaaaaaaaaaaatctcttattCTCTCTGGCTGACACACGAGAAAAATAAACATAGTGAGTTCTTTTGTTAAGGAATGCCTCACCCATTTCTATTCTTAGCATTTTCATGCTCTCCTTGGGATCCAACTGTCTCTCAATCCTCTGGCTGTTTGCaataaagagaaacaaacacaaaaacaaaaaccgaAAAAATATTCTATTGGCTCAAGAAACCCTAAATCCTTCCCATTTGTtgtcaattttatcattttatgaatTTCAATGAGTTCAAACAAAGCAAGGCCTGAGCACATTCCAGCGTCAAGgtttcttcttgttcttgtttTGATTATACAATTTGAGGGCATGTCATTTGATCCATCAGAGATTGAGATCCTCTTAAAATTCAAGGGTGCTCTTGAAGATAATGGCGCTCTGAATAATTGGTTTCCTGATATAAGTCCTTGTTCTTGGAATCATCCAAACTGGAATGGCGTTCTTTGTTCAAATGGGAGCATATGGGGGCTGAAACTTGAGCACATGGGGTTAAAAGGAGTATTAGACGTTGATTCTCTTGGTTCAATAAAATCTTTACGTACACTTAGTcttatgaataataaatttgaggGTCCATTTCCTGATGTAAAAAAATTGGGCGCCTTGAAATCTGTGTATTTATCCAATAATGGTTTTTCTGGGACAATTCCGGATGATGCATTTGCAGGCATGTCAATGTTGAAGAAATTACATTTAGCAAACAATCGGCTTTCAGGTCACATTCCTTCATCGATTGCTGCCTTGCCTAAACTATTGGAACTCAGGCTTAATAACAATAAGTTTGAGGGAAAGATTCCTGATTTTAAACAGCCAACTTTAACAACCATCAATTTGTCCAACAATGAATTGGAAGGTGAAATCCCTGCCAGCCTAAGCAAAATGGATGCGCCATCATTTACAGGTAAATTCATTTACCTCGATATTTTGATTTGTGattggaaataaattattttagttttttattgtatcaaataagccaacatttatatttctatttctcAGAATAATATTTCCTGAATCTAATTGATGTTGATTGGGGCAATGTAGGCAACAAAAATTTATGCGGGCCACCTCTTGATGCGTGCCCGCCACCTCCAAGCCAACCGCCGCCCCTTGCGGCTGAGTTGAGTCAGGAGAATGATTCTGCTATGAAAATTGTGACAATTGTGATAGCTGTTGCGTTAGTAATAGCGCTAATAGCTGCGGCTTTAATCATGTTCTGTCgcaaaaataagaaatcacAAATGGATCGTGCTTCGTCATTGGAAGGTTCAAACAGTATGAGGGACATAAGTTTAGTAGGAAACGTAGGGGTAGTATATAATCCACCTCCTCAGGCAGCGGAGCCCCCGAAGAAACCTGAATATGGGAAGCTATCATTTGTAAGAGACGATGAACAAAAGTTTGATCTACAAGACCTGCTTAAATCCTCAGCAGAAGTTCTGGGAAGTGGGACTTTTGGTGCTTCATACAAGACGGGTGTACAAGGACGAATGTATGTTGTGAAGAGATATAAGCAAATGAACAAGAGTGGAAGAGATGATTTTCATGAGCACATGAGACGGATAGGGAGGTTGAGCCATCCAAATTTGTTGCCTCTTGTAGCTTACTACTATAGGAAAGAGGAGAAGCTCTTGGTTTATGCGTTTGTGGATAATGGTAGCTTGGCCAATAAACTTCATGGTAATTAATCAGATTTCATGGTTCTATTGTACAAagttattcatataatataatctaataacagtttttgttaaattaaaagaaaaaataaaccatTGCATCACCTAATCATAAATTGTTgtcttaatttatatgaataaatttatataatttatttgtatatatcttTATTCTTTCACTAGGATCCAAATAAGCTTTTCTCTATCATTAAACTGAATTTGGTTGAATTCAATTTGTGCAGGCAAACAGAAAATAGACCAACACGGACTCGATTGGCCTAGACgcttaaaaatcataaaaggcGTGGTCAAGGGATTAGTATACCTTCATAGTGAAATCCATAATCCAGTTCTGCCTTATGGTCATCTGAAATCATCCAATGTGCTTCTAGGCAAATCCTTTGACCCTCTTTTGACAGATTATACTTTGAGGCCTGTGATCAACCCCGAGAGTGCTCATAAATTCATGGTTGCCTACAAGTCACCGGAGTTTGCAAGAACCGGCAGCATTTCTAAGAGATCCGACGTATGGAGCCTTGGAATATTAATCCTTGAGGTACTTACAGGCAAGTTCCCTGAAGACTTTCTTCTTGCACAATATGATAGCGATACAAGTTTGTCAACTTGGGTCAACCAAATGGTGAAGGAGAAACGTTTGACTGAAGTGTTCGATAAAGAGATGGTAGAAGTGAAGCATAGCAAGGGTGAAATGATAAATCTTTTGAAGATTGGATTGAGTTGTTGTGAGGAGGATGCTGAGACAAGGATAAGTTTAAAGGATGCTGCTGAGAAGATTGAGGAGATAAAAGTGGTAAATTCTAACAATCAAGAAGCGAATACGTTTACAAGCAGTGTGAGTCCTGAGGAAGAATCATCTTTCTTAATGCATGGCTAATTCGGATGAATGAACATCAAAAGAATGTTCAAATATTTTGAGATTAATTATGACCAAATTGATTGCAGCTTCAgattatgaaattcaaaaacaaaatgatgGTTGATTCGGTGCAATCCCGGATGAAACATGAAGTTGGAGTTGCCTGTTGATTTACCTGTGTAGAATTGTTGAAGTTAGTTGATAgcgtttcataatttttttttagggaaGAACGAAAATGCATGTTCGTGGCCTTTGtatggcattttttttttttcagtttgttgGATAAGTTATGTCTTCtgtattcaattttttactcaACCTGCAAATAGTTTTATGATTGATCAGCCTTAattggaaaacaaaataaaaatttggaaatcaATGACTAGCAATGCTTTTGCAGGTTACTTTAAACACTCTAACTTCCTTCACGAGAAGTAGTACTAAAGATAGTACTAAAGAAGTTAATCAATGTTTGGTTCTCGTCAGATGTGAGAAATTATGCATTTTAATAGTATATGTTACCTAACGATCTTGATTGTAAATGTTGAACTTgccattaatatttttataactcaCTACCAATTGTTAACAAGCCAATgtaaattttcagttaattcCGAGTTTTTAAGATAGATTGGTATATCGATCTGTTGGAGTTCATGAGACACCAAATGGGACACTTGATGAGTCAGTGTCTTCAACATTTGGTGATGAAGATCATCAAGAGGATCTTGTACGGAATGATTTAAAACTGGCTACCCTTGTGCCTGGATCGACCATTGTAGTAGGCCTAACCAAACTAGTGATCTTTGTTTTTGAATAGAAAGTGTCAGTTGAAGGATGTCATCAGAGTTCTGTAAAATAACCAAGCTATAGATTATGTAATAAGTTGCAACTGCATTTTGCTTGTAACATTCTTTTAACGTATATTTTTGTAAACACTAATTGTGTATCTTTTTCTAACATTcttttaacatatatttttgtaGATACTAATTGTGTATCTTTTTCTAACATAACATTAAAGTCGATGTTGAGATCGACACTCAACATTATCGAGAGCACACACCAGGCATTCCTCAagattttaatatgataatcaCGAAGGAATATGTTAAGATCATccttcaaattaaaataactagattttcttaatttaatattttaaacatttatttttattctagttAAATTAAGTGAGAATATTTacgatattaaaaatatctcaatttggaaggtgaaaatatattttctttattgttactgaaagaaaatagaaaagtcattgTAAAAGTTTCTTAACAAATTTCTTACTAAATGGAGATGTTCTCGTTGCCTCAAACTAGAAAGTCTACTCGCTTCCTTGGCTAGTTAATATCTAGCCACTAATCATAGTTGTTTGAATAAAATTCTTTGAAGGGATGTTTCTCAAATAGAATTTCCGCGGATTGGAGAATACCATATCACAATATACTAATTGATCAAAAACTTTTGAAgatggtttttttgttttttaaggtAAATTTCAAACTTTACCTAAGCCTAATCCTGACTTTCCAAACCTCGTTTTTTCTTGTATCTGTAGCCTAACGAGGGATGACAATCCCACCAGGTTAAGGTCGGGCAGATTACAATAATTACTATTACTTACCATGCAAAATGAGCTTTAAAGCTAATTATCCACCATCAATTTCTACCATTTTTACATATcctataatatcaaataattacaaatattaacactcattatcaaaattatccaaGAGAACCCTTGCCAGGAAGGTTTCGGATATATTCATGAGGTTTTTTATAATCTACAAGGGTTTTCTCTAATGTCAGGGgtatataaaatgatgaattatgaAGCTACAAGAGTCTTTTATATTGGAATAATACATGatgaattatgaaaatacaAGGTTGTTTGTGTCATTTGCTCCTTAATTAATGAGCAACATTTCCTCTTGAGCAATATTTGTTGAAGAATAAGTCTTGTTGACAAAGTCAGTTTGTCCTATTCTTTAGGGATAGTTTACGTTGCATTTATGTAGGCTTTAGCTGATCACTTTAGTTGCATTTTTTCTGGAATTTAGTTGTTGTaatgcctatatatataggcTTTTGATTCATGAATAAGTATGCAGTAAATCTTCAATTTTAGTCTctccttattctttttttccgcaacagtggtatcagagccacaaGTGAGAGTTCTTGAGagcctttaaaaaaaaaaaaaaatctgtgaGTTGAAGCACAGAAAGGAAATAAAGCAGCAGCTTTAGTATTTTCTTACAGAAGCAGAGAGTCAGCAGTAGCAGTAAACATTCACAGTTGCAGTAGATTTCAGAAACAGAGCAGTTTAGCCAGAATTTACAGTTGTAGTAGATTTCAGAAACAAAGCAGTTTAACCAGAATTAGTGATTTAAGTTCCAAGTGAATAATGGCAACAGACAACTTTGTGCAGCCAGCAATACCACGTTTTGATGGTCATTATGATCACTGGAGCATATTGATGGAGAATTTCTTAAGATCCAAGGAGTATTGGCAGGTGGTTGAAACTGGAGTCACAGAACAAGGAGAGGGAGCAGTGTTGACAGCGACATAAAGAGCTGAAATGGAGACATTAAAACTAAAAGACCTCAGGGCAAAAAACTATCTTTTCCAAGCAATCGATCGCTCAATCTTGGAGACAGTTCTCTGCAAAGACACCTCTAAGCAAATTTGGGACtccatgaagaaaaaatatcaagGTTCGACAAGAGCTAAGAGGCAACAACTTCAAGCACTTCGTACGGAGTTTGAAACGCTTCGAATGAAGTCTAGTGAATCAGTTACAGATTACTTCTCACGAGTTATGTCGATTGCTAATAAGATGCGGATCCATGGTGACAAGTCAGAAGATGTCACCATTGTTGAGAAGATACTCCGATCCATGACACCGAAATTCAATTTCGTTGTTTGTTCTATAGAGGAGTCAAAGGATATTGATGAACTCTCACTTGATGAATTGCAAAGTAGCTTACTGGTTCATGAGCAAAAATTAACTCAGCAAGAGATGGAGGAGCAAGCGCTGAAGGTTTCAATAGGCAAACACTCTCCACAGTCATTCAAACCAAATAGAGGACGAGGTAGAGGCAGAGGGAATAATTATAACAGAAACTCAAACAAGCATTTTGAAAATAATCTGTTCCACGATTCTCAGGGGAGAGAAAGAGGTCGCAGTGGTCATCATTCAACTGGTTACAAATCAAAGTTGGCAGACAAATCCCATATAGAGTGCTTCAGATGTCACAGGTATGGCCATTACAAATCAGAATGTCCAACTAGTTTGAATAGACAAAATGGAGAAAAAACTAACTTtgtagaaaaagaagaagaagtgtCTTTTTTGATGGTGTGTCACGATAAGgaaaaaactcaacaaaataTGTGGTATTTAGACACTGGTTGTAGTAATCACATGTGTGGTGATAAGAAGATTTTTTCTGACTTGGATGAATCGTATCGCAACACTGTGAAATTCGGAGATAATTCTACTGTTTCAGTCATGGGAAAAGGAAAGGTAGAAATTCAGACGAAGGAAAATTCTTTACAGACAATTTCAAATGTTCTTTATGTCCCTGAGTTAAAGACTAATTTGTTGAGTGCTGGCCAACTACAAGAAAAAGGATATGAAATCTCTATTAAAGGAGGAATTTGCAGAATTCAAGATCGAAGATCAAGTTTAATTGCCCAAATCAACATGACGAAAAATCGAATGTTTCCGTTGTATCTCCATAACAACACCCATTCAAGCTTTTCTACAAGATTAGAAGATGAGGCATTGTTATGGCATTTTCGCTACGGACATCTCAATTTTGGAGGATTGAGAACACTACAACACAAGAACATGGTGACAGGTCTTCCTAAAATTACAGCCCCCTCTCTAATTTGCGAAGTATGTGCTATTAGCAAACAACATCGCAATCCATTTCCACAAGGCAAATCTTGGAGAGCAAAGAAAGTATTGGAGCTAGTTCATTCTGACATTTGCGGGCCAATAAATCCATCATCAAATGGAGGTAAACGatatataattacttttattgatgattacaGCCGAAAAATTTGGTTCTTTTTTTTGCAAGAAAAATCTGAAGCATTTGCAGCCTTTAAAAGCTTTAAAGTACTTGTTGAGAAAGAAATTGGCAGTCCAATAAAAGTTCTTCGCACAGATCGTGGGGGAGAATACAACTCACATGAATTTGCAGATTTTTGTGATTCTCACGGAATCAAGAGACAACTCACAGCAGCTTATTCTCCCCAACAAAACGGTGTTTGTGAGAGAAAGAATCGCACTATTCTTAATACGGTGCGAAGCCTTTTAACATGGAGCAAAATTCCAAAAAGTTTCTGGCCTGAAACAGTCAATTGGAGCATCCATATTTTGAATAGAAGTCCCACATTTGTTGTTCAGAATATGACACCAGAGAAAGCATGGAGTGGACAAAAACCGACGGTAGATCATTTCAGAATTTTTGGGTGTATTGTTTATGCCCATATTCCagatcagaaaagaaaaaaattggatgaTAAGGGTGAAAAATGCATTTTTCTTGGTGTTAGCAATCAATCAAAGGCCTATAAACTTTATAATCCAAATACCAAGAAAATAGTAATCAGTCGCGATGTTATCTTTAATGAAGACGAAACTTGGCCAAGGAGTGAAAATAATGCTAAAGACCATATTCCAGCAGATTTTGATCATGATGAGATAATACAACAACCTGTGGAGAATGTGCAACAGCCAACAGTCACTCAAAATGATCCACCTATAAATGCAGAAGATGAACAAAGATGGCCACAACGTGTTCGAAGAAGGCCCCAATGGATGACTGATTATGAGGTAACTGGAATTGATCAATCTAAAGACCCACTTACacattttgctttgttttcCGATTGCGATCCTACAGTGTTCGAAGAGGCAGTTAAACAATCAAAATGGCGAAAGGCGATGGATGAAGAAATTGCGGCTATTGAAAGAAACAACACATGGGAGTTGACTAACCTTCCAAATGGACACAAAACAATAGGTGTCAAGTGGGTGTACAAGACAAAACTGAATAAAAATGGTGAAGTTGACAGATATAAGGCGCGTTTGGTAGCTAAAGGCTACAAACAAGAGTTTGGTGTAGACTACAAAGAAGTTTTCGCTCCTGTCGCACGACATGACACGATCAGATTAATGATTGCATTGGCAGCCCAAAATTCATGGCCTATCTATCAATTAGATGTGAAATTCGCATTCTTGCATGGTGATCTACACGAACAAGTATTTATCGATCAACCACCTGGCTATGTGAAGCTTGGAAATGAAAATAAGGTATATAGACTTAAAAAGGCATTATATGGACTAAAACAAGCTCCACGGGCATGGTATAGTCGAATTGATGCTTATTTCTTGAAGgaaggttttaaaaaatgtccATATGAGCATACTCTTTTCATTAAAATTGATGATGGAGGAAAAATGCTTATTGTGTGCTTATATGTTGATGACCTTATTTTCACTGGAAATGATGATGCTATGTTTGACAAATTTAAGAAGTCCATGATGGTTGAATTTGATATGTCTGATCTTGGAGAATTGCATTATTTTTTGGGTATTGAAGTGGTGCAATCTGCAGCTGGGATTTTTATTTCCCAAAAGAAGTATGTTCAAGAAATCTTAGAAAGGTTTCAGATGAAGAATTGCAACTTTGTGAGTACACCAACTGAGTTTggattaaaacttttaaaggaTCCTGAAGGACGAAAGGTGGAT from Mangifera indica cultivar Alphonso chromosome 6, CATAS_Mindica_2.1, whole genome shotgun sequence encodes the following:
- the LOC123218914 gene encoding pollen receptor-like kinase 4, whose product is MSSNKARPEHIPASRFLLVLVLIIQFEGMSFDPSEIEILLKFKGALEDNGALNNWFPDISPCSWNHPNWNGVLCSNGSIWGLKLEHMGLKGVLDVDSLGSIKSLRTLSLMNNKFEGPFPDVKKLGALKSVYLSNNGFSGTIPDDAFAGMSMLKKLHLANNRLSGHIPSSIAALPKLLELRLNNNKFEGKIPDFKQPTLTTINLSNNELEGEIPASLSKMDAPSFTGNKNLCGPPLDACPPPPSQPPPLAAELSQENDSAMKIVTIVIAVALVIALIAAALIMFCRKNKKSQMDRASSLEGSNSMRDISLVGNVGVVYNPPPQAAEPPKKPEYGKLSFVRDDEQKFDLQDLLKSSAEVLGSGTFGASYKTGVQGRMYVVKRYKQMNKSGRDDFHEHMRRIGRLSHPNLLPLVAYYYRKEEKLLVYAFVDNGSLANKLHGKQKIDQHGLDWPRRLKIIKGVVKGLVYLHSEIHNPVLPYGHLKSSNVLLGKSFDPLLTDYTLRPVINPESAHKFMVAYKSPEFARTGSISKRSDVWSLGILILEVLTGKFPEDFLLAQYDSDTSLSTWVNQMVKEKRLTEVFDKEMVEVKHSKGEMINLLKIGLSCCEEDAETRISLKDAAEKIEEIKVVNSNNQEANTFTSSVSPEEESSFLMHG